Proteins from a single region of Mytilus trossulus isolate FHL-02 chromosome 2, PNRI_Mtr1.1.1.hap1, whole genome shotgun sequence:
- the LOC134707595 gene encoding uncharacterized protein LOC134707595 isoform X3 has protein sequence MHHEDPVENSGKSDQRPYQNSTKAGFKHLDHETKQKINHRVKSRPADKIKPKANCRSKVQTSVYVNDLYEQPVCESPATALSGSNVPGLQHTLWRPTGAHTIRSHAFAQSNSFHGNNDGFNRPLGSNMSHNSYSCHKTNPVASHSSLDQRQHQNSKAGLVESSINHGYSMNNKCDYPQNVLESDRHQSIQPINQSQKFLTAKQQRCDMSAMCQNYQRKYETAPYMSYTDYLMEYSKALCCMQNEMLIQDENRRSKLSTIDGNDSLSTQSKYHAHLNHSKSQNLTGRIPVDCKRLTDVAIKTHQNEVNTLNKSRLLQNKLGPHIVLNSVGLPDRPFTFQDYTHMVPHNQTMSREKNRHLVQGGQLVTSVMQDTEDSIRRVPYIVPRCNSNSPHYPARWTLSTRNENERKHRNKNQIKNYEMCSETKSSCNKEQMDNVNNICGGSNEIYTSENAVDAVTQNGVDDNFSSHLEYRKSVVPSIMYQTIFEKQFSPKQRMLQKFQHEIKSPNTVARETVDPDEDVSKKTTFQHQITVGHQQANDQLNNSDSICLPYAIREIGHCKEKLIGDSNHLTLDASIEGSSSLTQENDPTSKYNEIAIDKTNHLILEPEDQLNTSTKATEIMIEESVESIDETLKDDRTKVSEKLSSQKVLTSSTKIKEIVVDSSVTEAVPTGNQMNENKESTNIVDETISASPDETLSDSYTVEESLLLESIPLCDSISLSLNSTVNEWSDVPITVGESVSDIFEQSDKSKEENADTCSNVEMAVIESNSAIKYTVTEKDEAIATGELNIDDSQQPDNHIKYYIIENIDDKDDNNKFISFQHQLSLANKTLDTTTEIRASEFSSEVKNDIVSLESNSVNKTVSTFIESHSDPPKSADGVEHVGKYDNEKNESKTERVVEDNGNEVLLQTNPSEEPVDGFRNMSLQTEILNVCTDGQVGDDSFFDCIETEESSFYRTCLDQDEPSKTDIVFQNLSAQSTLTNEQNSYLLDAKIGKPSSDHECFRSLEETIVQHLNKSIEIISQSPPQTVDSTNIMQIQKNLECFNQRIQSAPNDELPLSHSRKVIWDILQLCGSCMIVSQVALDRLKSLVGKTVKNQLGFYPDMFIDTLTILFKQASIASTMASNISDDLFFELSSDNSDNDSLKGTEKPLLTDSSPTLQNSESVDIRDTDSPIITEKPLPKDNAPTLQNSESVEKRDTDSPIITEKPLPTDNAPILLQNSESVKKSDNDSSIATEIPLSTDIIPPLPTGESVDNSDNDLSIATYIPLFSNITPPLPNCESVDNSDIDLPIAIEKPFPTDSSPTLLNCKSVDNSYIESHIAIEKPFPTDNSQILPNCESVDNSYIELPIAVEKPFPTLQNGESPDSIEILSKQGNTIIQHELSSECAKNGTITYENNKPSCFNSNEVDVSKKHQNPEIEIIEDEYVDRENPNETSISFSNTQDQSILINGESRVRPIETKISLTNTNNDHIDLTNDETNLDDISNNKKSFETSNDNVKAAELLICEGQKDSTIELKPNKRTMFTYRNEYFEYKRKRKIKRLSETTAHRSRQSKRDFYCKRRPRSSNFGNSKSCRKLKKDLFELGSKDMFHGIKVPSSIVLNYNEASQFCCHVVLTRTPVTHTKLVSHDRKRSICNKQKSNTDIWRETNKDANLAKHERCLNRSSSDSNLISKFLENSYKDNEYSKSFQSKLENDMKIGPSITSMKFSGRPDTVNSRPDNQSNERSASEHETKKVYHYDCETSNRKEHEIEQNICQIYSINSMDNSNSLHNCSTENILPAHSSPKTEYEIVKKYPELDGCFKTTQDKRESRAHPKLVPELFLRRVMNKTFNPENVNDNNVNSDKKYEKIYSINDEEKSSENISDSDISSKENEDVVFNDKSSVQYEVLKEEKKIVGNKENDRSHVKNHKRNNTLPGKPTSNIRSHRKLSFEEEISRLDYSNSRKKSEKVKTSDKGDGSLPLENAKCSKEKKRMNGGSNTFAESDYITDKNSACKRQNHNSATDMYSFNKSNTYDKCKSDDAINKTCANLVANKKDVNALVEQRHRTRKHKKKTKHKNNKEMVTCSPVKQASCPQDHFEKLKMSFERNIGSDLPKCQNQSFVKGLVTSLREKLCNQTPIKPLKKVNTQSFLNDSENPAESFCRSQLKRTLSCTREQLSHDTQKIKAIDKNDNNNDNKKQTLSNDGQEDDSNGKTNTSQIQENIEDMANKKQRQDCATKKSKREDKHIKLQLSSKDKDRKDFRPNATKKLKMQKSTKRLSSERIPSSQGSPTKKIKIRNKVKESCLNECKGKRQHKSQSQQESNLNSKSRMTIENKETSKQLENLVCERTVQRVFQDRKEEIRNCRHKQEPNEKPNESNKSQDDVGDTINGNLKQTSEHSRYVSTKQENEISRIGKWSKLSDIYNVQPLDTSDEEEDHTEVVPLTCNDGKQNDADDDDDDAKTVTDFSYLEPKQKVKLRKRWNKICLTSKKSQIYSPQEYLTAAGSSVNEQVDENVLQPYSRNGSSSKCIDSNVKSHAINSAFLSSCEETDNTEQLIENDLPSTCAEFNTKEQCCKNGLQTQCLSKKKEIDLITSEREVIPSHRKRGLVCVQECFTVLDKVYNHKLSEPFREEVKSNDVPDYYKTIKRGMCYDMVAHKLRNGFYSQMEEFVDDMRLVYSNCYQYHEKNSDIYKAGVEMETFFEKKMLETFPSFKTSV, from the exons ATGCATCACGAAGACCCAGTAGAAAACTCAGGTAAAAGTGACCAACGTCCGTACCAGAACTCCACAAAAGCCGGGTTTAAACATTTAGATCACGAGacgaaacaaaaaataaatcatcgTGTGAAATCTCGTCCAGCagataaaataaaaccaaaagcAAATTGTCGTTCAAAGGTTCAAACAAGCGTTTACGTTAATGATTTATACGAACAACCTGTTTGCGAAAGTCCAGCTACTGCTTTATCTGGATCGAATGTCCCAGGTTTACAGCATACACTTTGGAGGCCCACTGGTGCCCATACTATACGGTCTCATGCATTTGCTCAAAGCAATTCTTTTCATGGCAATAATGATGGTTTCAATCGACCACTGGGCAGCAATATGAGTCACAACAGTTATTCGTGTCATAAAACCAACCCAGTTGCATCACACTCATCTTTAGATCAAAGACAACATCAAAATTCTAAAGCTGGTTTAGTGGAAAGCTCTATAAACCATGGATATAGCATGAATAATAAGTGTGATTATCCTCAAAATGTTTTGGAATCAGATAGACACCAATCGATTCAACCTATTAATCAATCTCAGAAATTTCTAACTGCAAAACAACAACGCTGCGATATGTCAGCCATGTGCCAAAATTACCAGAGAAAATATGAAACTGCACCTTATATGTCTTATACTGATTACCTGATGGAATATTCAAAAGCCTTATGTTGTATGCAGAATGAAATGTTGATACAAGATGAAAACCGTCGTTCAAAATTATCTACAATAGATGGAAACGATTCATTATCAACACAAAGTAAATACCATGCGCACTTAAATCATAGTAAGAGTCAAAACCTTACTGGACGAATACCTGTTGATTGTAAAAGGTTAACTGATGTAGCAATAAAAACTCACCAGAACGAGgtaaatactttaaacaaaagTAGACTATTACAAAACAAGCTAGGCCCTCATATTGTCTTAAACTCAGTTGGGTTGCCTGATAGACCATTTACATTTCAAGACTACACACATATGGTGCCACATAACCAAACAATGAGCAGAGAAAAGAATAGACACTTAGTTCAAGGTGGACAATTAGTAACAAGTGTAATGCAAGATACAGAAGATTCAATAAGGAGGGTACCATACATTGTACCTAGATGTAACTCAAATTCACCTCATTACCCTGCAAGATGGACTTTAAGCACACGCAATGAAAACGAAAGAAAGCACAGAAAcaaaaatcagataaaaaattatgaaatgtgTTCAGAAACAAAAAGTTCATGTAATAAGGAACAGATGGATAATGTCAACAATATATGTGGGGGTAGTAATGAAATTTACACTAGTGAAAATGCTGTTGATGCAGTGACGCAAAATGGCGTAGATGACAATTTTTCGAGTCATCTGGAATATAGAAAATCAGTAGTACCTTCAATAATGTATCAGACGATATTCGAAAAACAATTTTCACCAAAGCAAAGAATGCTTCAAAAGTTtcaacatgaaataaaaagcCCAAATACAGTTGCGAGAGAAACTGTTGACCCTGATGAAGACGTTTCCAAGAAAACCACATTTCAGCATCAGATTACAGTTGGGCATCAACAAGCTAACGACCAGTTAAATAATTCTGATTCAATATGTTTACCTTACGCTATAAGAGAGATTGGACATTGTAAAGAAAAGCTTATTGGAGATTCAAATCATTTAACTCTAGATGCAAGTATCGAAGGTAGCTCATCACTCACACAGGAAAACGATCCGacttcaaaatataatgaaatagcAATTGATAAGACAAACCACTTGATTCTGGAGCCAGAGGATCAGCTAAATACGTCTACAAAAGCAACAGAAATTATGATTGAAGAATCCGTAGAATCGATCGATGAAACATTAAAAGATGATCGCACAAAAGTATCTGAAAAACTAAGTTCACAGAAAGTTTTAACTTCGTCAACTAAGATAAAGGAAATTGTTGTGGATTCATCCGTAACCGAAGCAGTACCAACTGGAAAccaaatgaatgaaaacaaaGAATCAACAAATATTGTTGACGAAACTATTTCTGCGTCACCTGATGAAACGTTGTCAGATTCATATACTGTAGAAGAATCGTTGCTTCTGGAGTCGATACCTTTGTGTGACTCAATCTCCTTATCTTTAAATTCAACTGTAAATGAATGGTCCGACGTACCAATAACTGTAGGCGAATCGGTTTCTGACATTTTTGAACAGTCCGACAAGAGTAAGGAGGAAAATGCTGATACTTGTTCAAACGTAGAGATGGCAGTGATAGAATCAAATTCTGCCATAAAATATACAGTTACGGAAAAGGATGAAGCGATTGCTACAGGGGAATTAAATATAGATGATtcacaacaacccgacaatcatatcaaatactatattattgaaaatattgacGACAAAGACgataataacaaatttatttcatttcaacacCAGCTTTCGTTAGCTAATAAAACATTGGATACAACAACCGAAATAAGAGCAAGTGAATTTAGTTCGGAAGTCAAAAATGATATCGTATCGTTAGAAAGCAATAGTGTCAACAAAACAGTCTCAACATTTATCGAATCACACAGTGATCCACCAAAATCAGCTGACGGTGTTGAACATGTTGGCAAGTATGACAACGAAAAAAACGAATCTAAAACAGAACGTGTTGTTGAAGACAATGGTAATGAAGTGCTTTTACAAACAAACCCTTCAGAAGAGCCTGTTGATGGGTTTAGAAATATGTCTTTACAGACAGAAATATTAAACGTTTGCACCGACGGCCAGGTCGGGGATGACTCGTTTTTCGACTGCATAGAAACCGAGGAAAGCTCTTTTTACCGTACATGTCTGGATCAAGATGAACCTTCAAAAACTgatattgtatttcaaaatctttccgCACAATCTACTTTAACCAATGAACAAAACAGTTATTTGTTAGATGCAAAGATAGGCAAGCCTTCATCAGATCATGAATGTTTCAGGTCGCTAGAGGAAACCATTGTGCAGCACTTAAATAAGAGTATCGAAATAATTAGTCAAAGTCCACCTCAAACTGTCGATTCAACAAATATCATGCAAATACAGAAAAATTTAGAATGTTTCAATCAGCGAATTCAATCTGCACCAAATGATGAGCTTCCTTTATCACATTCTCGTAAAGTTATTTGGGATATTTTGCAGTTATGCGGTTCATGTATGATAGTATCACAAGTAGCACTCGATCGATTAAAATCATTGGTTGGTAAAACAGTTAAAAATCAACTCGGGTTTTACCCAGATATGTTTATCGATACTTTAACTATATTATTCAAGCAAGCATCTATCGCATCAACCATGGCTTCAAATATCAGTGACGATCTTTTCTTTGAACTTTCAAGCGACAATAGTGATAATGATTCACTTAAAGGAACAGAGAAACCTCTTCTTACAGATAGTTCACCAACACTACAAAATAGTGAATCTGTTGACATAAGGGATACTGACTCGCCTATTATAACAGAGAAACCTCTTCCTAAAGATAATGCACCAACACTACAAAATAGTGAATCTGTTGAAAAAAGAGATACTGACTCGCCTATTATAACAGAGAAACCTCTTCCTACAGATAATGCACCAATACTACTGCAAAATAGCGaatctgttaaaaaaagtgATAATGATTCATCTATAGCAACCGAAATACCTCTTTCTACAGATATCATACCACCACTACCAACTGGCGAATCTGTTGACAATAGTGACAATGATTTATCTATAGCAACCTATATAccacttttttcaaatatcacacCCCCACTACCAAATTGCGAATCTGTTGACAATAGTGATATTGATTTACCTATTGCAATAGAGAAACCTTTTCCAACAGATAGTTCACCAACACTACTAAATTGCAAATCTGTTGACAATAGTTATATTGAATCACATATTGCAATAGAGAAACCTTTTCCAACAGATAATTCACAAATACTACCAAATTGCGAATCTGTAGACAATAGTTATATTGAATTACCTATTGCAGTAGAGAAACCTTTTCCAACACTTCAGAATGGGGAATCTCCTGACAGcattgaaattttgtcaaagcAAGGAAATACAATTATACAGCATGAACTATCATCTGAATGTGCAAAAAATGGAACAATAACGTATGAAAACAACAAACCATCTTGTTTTAATAGCAACGAGGTAGATGTATCTAAAAAGCACCAAAATcctgaaattgaaattattgaGGATGAATATGTCGATAGAGAAAATCCAAATGAAACATCGATATCGTTTTCAAACACTCAAGATCAGTCTATTCTGATTAATGGTGAAAGTAGGGTTAGACCAATTGAAACAAAAATCTCGCTAACAAACACAAACAACGATCATATTGATTTGACAAATGATGAAACGAATTTAGATGACATTTCGAATAACAAGAAAAGCTTTGAAACATCAAACGATAATGTGAAAGCGGCAGaacttttaatttgtgaagGACAAAAGGATAGTACAATAGAACTTAAACCAAACAAAAGGACTATGTTTACATATcgtaatgaatattttgaatataaaagaaaacGAAAAATCAAAAGGCTTAGCGAGACAACAGCACATAGAAGCCGACAGTCTAAAAGAGATTTCTATTGCAAAAGACGACCAAGGTCATCAAACTTCGGAAATTCAAAGTCCTGTCGTAAATTGAAGAAAGATTTATTTGAATTAGGTTCAAAGGATATGTTTCATGGAATTAAAGTCCCAAGTTCTATAGTACTGAACTACAATGAAGCTAGTCAGTTCTGTTGTCATGTTGTTTTAACAAGAACTCCTGTCACTCATACAAAGTTGGTGTCACATGACCGGAAAAGGTCTatctgtaacaaacaaaaatcaaatacagaTATATGGAGAGAGACTAATAAAGATGCTAACcttgcaaaacatgaaagaTGCTTGAATAGAAGTTCGTCAGATAGTAATTTGATTAGCAAATTCCttgaaaatagttataaagacAATGAATATTCTAAGTCATTTCAATCAAAACtagaaaatgatatgaaaattggACCATCAATAACTTCCATGAAGTTTTCTGGAAGACCAGACACCGTGAACAGTCGTCCAGACAATCAATCAAATGAACGATCAGCGTCAGAACATGAAACGAAAAAAGTATACCATTACGATTGCGAAACATCTAATAGGAAAGAACACGAAATTGAGCAAAATATATGTCAAATCTACTCTATAAATAGTATGGATAACTCTAACTCATTACATAACTGTTCAACTGAAAATATCTTACCAGCACATTCAAGTCCAAAAACAGAatatgaaattgtaaaaaaatatcctgAACTCGATGGTTGTTTTAAAACTACACAAGATAAAAGAGAATCTCGTGCTCACCCAAAATTAGTACCGGAATTATTTCTTAGACGAGTTATgaataaaacgtttaatcctgAAAATGTTAACGACAACAATGTGAACTCCGATAAAAAGTACGAAAAGATATATTCAATAAATGATGaagaaaaatcatctgaaaacaTTTCCGATTCCGATATTTCTTCCAAGGAAAATGAAGATGTCGTGTTTAATGATAAATCGAGTGTTCAGTACGAAGTTttgaaagaagagaaaaaaattgtcgGTAATAAGGAAAATGATAGATCACATGTTAAGAACCATAAACGAAATAATACATTGCCTGGGAAACCAACATCTAATATTCGTTCACACAGAAAATTATCATTTGAAGAAGAAATATCTAGGCTTGATTATTCTAATTCAAGAAAGAAGTCTGAAAAAGTGAAAACTTCTGATAAAGGCGATGGCTCGCTTCCGTTAGAAAATgcaaaatgttcaaaagaaaaGAAGAGAATGAATGGAGGTAGTAACACATTTGCTGAGAGTGATTATATAACTGATAAAAATAGTGCTTGTAAAAGACAAAATCATAATTCAGCAACAGACATGTATAGTTTTAACAAAAGTAACACATATGATAAGTGCAAAAGTGATGACGCTATAAACAAAACTTGTGCAAATTTGGTAGCAAATAAAAAGGATGTCAATGCCTTAGTTGAACAAAGACACAgaacaagaaaacataaaaagaaaacaaaacataaaaataacaaagaaatggTCACGTGTTCACCAGTCAAGCAGGCTTCTTGTCCTCAAgatcattttgaaaagttgaagATGTCTTTTGAAAGAAATATTGGCAGTGACTTACCAAAATGTCAgaatcaaagttttgttaaggGGCTTGTGACAAGTTTGCGCGAGAAATTATGTAACCAAACACCCattaaaccattaaaaaaagtGAATACACAGTCATTCCTAAATGACAGCGAAAATCCTGCAGAATCATTCTGTAGATCTCAGTTAAAACGCACCCTTTCTTGTACGAGAGAACAATTGTCTCATGATACCCAGAAAATAAAGGCTattgataaaaatgacaataataatgACAATAAAAAGCAAACATTATCAAATGATGGTCAGGAAGACGATTCAAATGGAAAAACTAATACAAGTCAAATCCAAGAGAACATAGAAGACATGGCCAATAAAAAACAACGACAAGATTGTGCTACAAAGAAGAGTAAGAGGGAAGATAAACACATAAAGCTTCAGTTATCTTCCAAAGACAAAGACAGAAAAGACTTCAGACCAAATGctacaaaaaaattgaaaatgcagAAGTCGACAAAGCGGTTGTCTTCAGAGCGTATTCCATCAAGTCAGGGTAGTcctaccaaaaaaattaagatacgTAATAAAGTGAAGGAATCGTGTCTAAATGAATGCAAAGGCAAACGACAGCACAAATCGCAGAGCCAACAAGAAAgcaatttaaattcaaaatctaGAATGactattgaaaataaagaaacaagcaAACAATTAGAAAATCTGGTTTGCGAGCGTACTGTTCAAAGAGTATTTCAGGATCGGAAAGAAGAAATCCGAAACTGTCGTCATAAACAAGAACCGAATGAAAAACCCAACGAATCAAATAAATCACAAGACGATGTAGGTGATACCATAAACGGAAATTTAAAACAGACCAGCGAACATTCACGATATGTATCGACGAAACAGGAGAATGAGATATCTAGGATTGGAAAATGGTCAAAGCTGTCAGATATTTATAATGTCCAGCCGTTAGATACAAGCGATGAAGAAGAAGACCACACAg AGGTGGTGCCTCTGACTTGTAACGATGGTAAACAAAATGATGCCGATGATGACGACGATGACGCTAAAACGGTTACCGATTTCAGTTACTTAGAACCAAAACAGAAAGTCAAACTAAGGAAAAGATGGAATAAAATTTGTCTTACTAGCaagaaatcacaaatatactCACCTCAGGAATATTTGACGGCTGCAGGAAGCAGTGTTAATGAACAAGTCGATGAGAATGTTTTGCAACCATATTCCAGGAATGGCTCGTCGTCAAAGTGTATAGATAGCAACGTAAAGAGCCATGCTATTAACAGTGCATTTTTGTCAAGCTGTGAAGAAACAGACAATACAGAGCAGTTAATAGAGAATGATTTGCCCTCAACCTGTGCAGAATTCAACACTAAAGAACAGTGTTGCAAGAATGGGTTACAAACACAGTGtttatcaaagaaaaaagaaattgatcTCATAACATCAGAACGAGAAGTAATACCTTCGCACAGAAAGAGAGGACTTGTTTGtgttcag GAATGTTTTACTGTGTTAGACAAAGTTTATAACCACAAGCTGAGTGAACCTTTCCGTGAGGAGGTAAAATCTAATGAt GTACCTGACTACTATAAGACTATAAAGAGAGGAATGTGCTATGACATGGTCGCTCATAAGTTACGTAACGGTTTCTACAGTCAGATGGAGGAATTTGTGGATGACATGAGATTAGTTTATAGTAATTGCTACCAGTACCATGAG aAAAATAGTGATATATATAAGGCTGGAGTTGAAatggaaacattttttgaaaaaaagatgttaGAGACCTTTCCGTCCTTCAAAACGTCCGTGTGA